A genome region from Microbacterium sp. CGR2 includes the following:
- a CDS encoding FAD-dependent monooxygenase has protein sequence MQIHHRGYEADDPRIRPAAGYGRSRAQELPERMDVLVVGTGPAGAIVAAQLSRFPSIDVRVIEKRRGRLTVGQADGIQARSVETFQAFGFATEVIDEAYRNVEMCFWKPDPANPRRIVRTSRVPDDAVGISEFPHIYVNQSRILDYFLRDAVRAPGKVVPDYGVEFVGCDIDPAAEYPVTARIRYVGGSREGRERIIRAKYLVGADGARSTVRTTLGHRLHGEAAMHAWGVMDVLVNTDFPDIQVKCSIQSHDAGNILLIPREGEYLVRMYVDLGITGNADPHQPRDTSAEQLIAIANRILHPYTLDVRAVTWWSVYEVAHRITDGFDDVPASAPRSRPPHAFIMGDACHTHSAKAGQGMNVSIQDGFNLGWKMAAVLEGRAPQELLSTYAEERKGVAQDLIDFDRGWSEMMARPVDSWDDPTELERYYVSTMEFPAGFMTQYAPSLITLDDRHQHLAKGFPVGKRFKSAEVIRRADNRWRHLGHAHEADGRWRVYVFADAAAPSRTATPTADFAAWWQGDPSSPRVRYTPADGDTDAVFDTKVIYQQDYTQVEPGDVPDAFRPVKVPLGLTDINQVFAAGHERDIHREREISDEGAIVLVRPDQYVAGVLPLTARAELTDFFARNMREPPPAAHLPDALVTIAERTSL, from the coding sequence ATGCAAATCCACCATCGCGGTTACGAAGCCGACGACCCACGCATCCGGCCCGCCGCCGGGTACGGCCGCAGCCGCGCTCAAGAGCTGCCCGAACGGATGGACGTTCTGGTCGTGGGCACCGGCCCGGCGGGGGCGATCGTCGCCGCGCAGCTCTCGCGTTTCCCCTCCATCGATGTGCGTGTCATCGAGAAGCGGCGCGGGCGCCTGACGGTCGGCCAGGCCGACGGCATTCAAGCTCGTTCCGTGGAAACCTTCCAGGCTTTCGGCTTCGCGACCGAGGTGATCGACGAGGCGTATCGAAACGTCGAGATGTGCTTCTGGAAGCCCGACCCCGCGAACCCCCGACGGATAGTACGCACTTCGCGCGTTCCCGACGATGCAGTCGGGATCAGCGAGTTCCCACACATCTACGTGAATCAATCACGCATCCTCGACTATTTCCTTCGGGACGCGGTCCGCGCGCCGGGCAAGGTCGTGCCCGACTACGGCGTGGAGTTCGTCGGATGCGACATCGACCCGGCAGCCGAGTATCCCGTCACCGCCCGCATCCGATACGTCGGCGGCTCCCGAGAGGGCCGGGAACGCATCATCCGGGCGAAGTATCTCGTGGGCGCAGACGGCGCACGCAGCACTGTGCGCACCACCCTCGGGCACCGATTGCACGGTGAAGCAGCGATGCACGCGTGGGGAGTCATGGACGTACTGGTCAACACAGACTTTCCCGACATCCAGGTGAAGTGCTCCATCCAGTCGCACGACGCCGGCAACATCCTCCTCATCCCCCGCGAGGGCGAATACCTCGTGCGCATGTATGTCGATCTGGGCATCACCGGCAATGCCGATCCCCACCAGCCGCGGGACACGAGCGCCGAGCAGCTGATCGCGATCGCCAATCGCATCCTGCACCCCTACACGCTCGACGTGCGCGCAGTCACGTGGTGGTCGGTGTACGAGGTCGCCCACCGCATCACCGACGGATTCGACGACGTACCGGCCAGCGCGCCGCGCTCGCGCCCCCCGCACGCATTCATCATGGGCGACGCATGCCACACCCATTCGGCGAAGGCCGGTCAAGGAATGAACGTCTCGATCCAGGACGGCTTCAATCTCGGCTGGAAGATGGCTGCGGTGCTCGAAGGTCGCGCTCCGCAGGAGCTCCTGTCCACCTACGCCGAGGAACGAAAGGGCGTGGCGCAGGATCTCATCGATTTCGACCGCGGCTGGTCGGAGATGATGGCACGACCTGTCGACTCATGGGACGATCCCACCGAACTCGAGCGGTACTACGTCAGCACGATGGAGTTCCCCGCCGGGTTCATGACGCAGTATGCACCGTCGCTCATCACTCTCGACGACCGACATCAGCATCTTGCCAAGGGGTTCCCGGTGGGCAAGCGGTTCAAGTCGGCGGAAGTGATCCGCCGCGCAGACAATCGCTGGCGTCATCTCGGGCACGCGCACGAGGCCGACGGCCGCTGGCGCGTGTACGTCTTCGCCGACGCAGCCGCCCCCTCGAGGACCGCAACTCCGACCGCTGATTTCGCCGCGTGGTGGCAGGGCGATCCGTCATCGCCTCGCGTGCGATACACCCCTGCAGACGGTGATACCGACGCCGTCTTCGACACCAAGGTGATCTACCAGCAGGATTACACGCAGGTGGAGCCCGGCGACGTGCCGGATGCGTTCCGTCCGGTGAAAGTGCCTCTGGGTCTCACCGATATCAATCAGGTCTTCGCCGCGGGCCACGAGCGCGACATCCACCGCGAACGGGAGATCAGCGACGAAGGCGCGATCGTGCTCGTTCGACCCGACCAATACGTCGCAGGGGTCCTGCCGCTCACGGCCCGCGCCGAACTCACCGACTTCTTCGCCAGGAACATGCGCGAGCCGCCACCTGCCGCGCATCTTCCTGACGCCCTGGTCACCATCGCTGAAAGGACTTCGCTATGA
- the hpaD gene encoding 3,4-dihydroxyphenylacetate 2,3-dioxygenase, with protein MTLPTTDPNPPFAITRASHVRLQVTDLAASRHFYRDVIGLVVTEENDDVVYFRGWEETAHHSLVLERGSEAKALQIGLRVRSSEDIDAAEQFLRSAGLTHERVELPYQGATLRFVDPVGTHIELTSNMPLVERQHQRFAQFVGGAPQRLDHFQVATHDVQTATDFWASLGMRLAEFTARDGTDELWGSWLEVKGNTHDLVFTNGRGPRMHHFAYTVPDGSSLLNAADVAGDLGFGDDIDRGPGRHGISNALFLYLRDPDQHRIELFTTHYQFIDLDEEPTRWNISDAKRSQLWGMPATRRWFFEASEFVGEPVLEPLLHASPTTLEDLLGVH; from the coding sequence ATGACGCTGCCCACCACTGATCCGAACCCGCCGTTCGCGATCACCCGAGCATCCCATGTGCGGTTGCAGGTCACCGACCTTGCCGCTTCCCGGCACTTCTATCGAGACGTAATCGGACTCGTCGTCACCGAGGAGAACGATGACGTGGTCTACTTTCGCGGCTGGGAGGAGACCGCACACCATTCGCTCGTGCTCGAACGCGGAAGCGAGGCCAAGGCCCTGCAGATCGGCCTCCGAGTGCGCTCATCGGAAGACATCGACGCTGCCGAGCAGTTCCTCCGCAGCGCAGGGCTCACCCATGAGCGCGTCGAATTGCCCTACCAAGGAGCGACGCTGCGGTTCGTCGACCCGGTGGGCACGCACATCGAGCTCACAAGCAACATGCCCCTGGTCGAAAGACAGCACCAGCGGTTCGCGCAGTTCGTCGGAGGCGCACCGCAGCGCCTCGATCACTTTCAGGTCGCAACGCACGACGTGCAGACGGCGACCGACTTCTGGGCGAGTCTCGGGATGCGCCTGGCCGAGTTCACCGCGCGCGATGGTACTGACGAGCTGTGGGGTTCATGGCTCGAGGTGAAGGGCAACACTCACGACCTCGTCTTCACGAACGGACGGGGCCCGCGAATGCACCACTTCGCCTACACAGTGCCTGACGGATCGTCCCTCCTGAACGCTGCCGACGTCGCCGGCGATCTCGGCTTCGGCGACGACATCGACCGCGGCCCCGGCCGCCACGGCATCTCGAACGCGCTGTTCCTCTACTTGAGAGATCCCGACCAGCACCGCATCGAGCTGTTCACCACGCATTACCAGTTCATCGACCTCGATGAAGAGCCGACGCGCTGGAACATCTCCGATGCGAAGCGATCACAACTCTGGGGCATGCCGGCCACACGACGCTGGTTCTTCGAGGCGAGCGAATTCGTCGGCGAGCCGGTGCTCGAGCCGCTTCTCCACGCGAGTCCCACCACGCTCGAAGACCTGCTCGGCGTGCACTGA
- a CDS encoding RidA family protein: MSRRRSVAVLGFEHRNPVPVASRIGPFLFSGALTGRAPQSAGVPADLAAQMANVFDHVGRLMHAADASTDDIVKMTFWLVDPRDREDLNRFWLTMFPDPASRPARHVLRADLDEGMLVHADLVAVLTPHLPEG; this comes from the coding sequence ATGTCCCGCAGAAGATCGGTCGCAGTGCTCGGGTTCGAGCATCGGAATCCCGTTCCGGTGGCATCCCGCATCGGGCCGTTCCTCTTCTCGGGTGCACTGACCGGACGAGCACCCCAGTCTGCAGGGGTACCCGCCGATCTTGCAGCTCAGATGGCGAACGTCTTCGACCACGTCGGGCGACTGATGCATGCCGCTGACGCGTCGACGGACGACATCGTCAAGATGACCTTCTGGCTCGTTGATCCCCGCGACCGAGAAGATCTGAACCGCTTCTGGCTCACGATGTTTCCCGATCCGGCCAGCCGACCGGCCCGGCATGTGCTCCGGGCCGATCTCGACGAGGGAATGCTCGTTCACGCTGACCTGGTCGCGGTGCTGACGCCGCATCTTCCAGAGGGTTAG
- a CDS encoding oxygenase MpaB family protein has translation MFTEFSVNMGYAIGFHYSVIPSAGSDAIAGTCESERHPQTRFFDTANFLFGWQFRGTSDPETVKSIEWVNRMHDHLATRFPASFDKNEDILYPIVMLVILGDRMRDAVGARRRSENDRLAVHHFWRDIASHMRGSHGPLVDFPATVEDAERFAEDASIGSGSRHPPVARSPSCSSSSSTTSTSPVLCIHSGGRSS, from the coding sequence ATGTTCACCGAATTCTCGGTGAACATGGGGTACGCGATCGGCTTTCACTACAGCGTCATCCCCTCGGCTGGTTCGGACGCAATCGCCGGCACCTGCGAATCGGAGCGGCACCCCCAGACCAGGTTCTTCGACACTGCGAACTTTCTGTTTGGATGGCAGTTCCGGGGCACCTCTGATCCGGAGACCGTGAAGTCGATCGAGTGGGTTAACCGGATGCACGATCATCTCGCCACACGCTTCCCGGCTTCGTTCGACAAGAACGAAGACATCCTCTATCCCATCGTCATGCTGGTGATTCTCGGCGATCGAATGCGGGACGCGGTCGGAGCGCGGCGGCGCTCGGAGAACGACCGGTTAGCCGTCCATCACTTCTGGCGCGACATCGCGTCTCACATGCGAGGCTCGCATGGCCCCCTCGTGGACTTCCCCGCGACCGTCGAGGATGCGGAGCGATTCGCTGAGGATGCGAGCATCGGCAGTGGGAGCCGACACCCACCGGTCGCCAGGTCTCCGAGCTGTTCATCAAGCAGTTCAACGACAAGTACTTCCCCCGTGCTCTGCATCCACTCGGGAGGGCGTTCATCCTGA
- a CDS encoding LysR substrate-binding domain-containing protein, which produces MARHLLAEARELEELAGSLQSTLAGRLTLGCFDAVSPALMTPLIAEFTRRHPEVRFDVVSASQGELQRALSDGSIELAFLYEVNLDSDLIIDTMFESVSHVVLPAAHPLAGREAVALDELVDNDLILLSSSPALVAALRGFAVVGYVPTLRYELANFDLIRSMVHRGLGYTLITQPRGFPPHHWGAGITAVLVSDAMPSTNAAVVRSKVSRLTARAEAYRVFCLTDGRALVGGR; this is translated from the coding sequence ATGGCGCGACATCTGTTGGCGGAGGCGCGCGAGCTCGAGGAGCTCGCCGGCTCACTTCAGAGCACTCTCGCCGGCAGGCTCACTCTGGGCTGCTTCGACGCCGTGAGCCCGGCTCTGATGACGCCCTTGATCGCCGAGTTCACTCGACGACACCCTGAGGTGCGCTTCGATGTCGTGTCAGCTTCGCAGGGTGAACTGCAAAGAGCATTGTCGGATGGGTCCATCGAGTTGGCTTTCCTCTACGAAGTCAACCTCGACAGCGACCTCATCATCGACACCATGTTCGAATCGGTGTCGCATGTCGTGCTTCCGGCCGCGCATCCCCTCGCAGGCAGAGAGGCCGTGGCGCTGGACGAACTGGTCGATAACGACCTCATTCTACTGTCGAGCTCACCCGCGCTAGTAGCGGCGCTTCGCGGGTTCGCCGTGGTGGGGTACGTCCCGACACTCAGATATGAACTGGCGAACTTCGATCTGATCCGTTCGATGGTGCACCGGGGCCTGGGATACACGCTCATCACACAACCACGTGGTTTCCCTCCTCATCACTGGGGCGCGGGAATCACCGCAGTGCTGGTCTCAGACGCCATGCCGTCAACGAACGCCGCCGTCGTCCGGTCGAAAGTCTCCCGCCTGACGGCGCGGGCCGAAGCCTATCGTGTCTTCTGCCTCACCGACGGAAGAGCCCTCGTCGGCGGAAGATGA
- a CDS encoding helix-turn-helix domain-containing protein — protein sequence MQHKRLDRAYEMLTNPNCAERTVGEVASATGFVNATHFGRAFHARFGVAPSSVRRMYA from the coding sequence ATGCAGCACAAGCGACTCGATCGCGCCTACGAGATGTTGACGAACCCGAATTGCGCGGAACGCACGGTGGGCGAGGTCGCGTCGGCGACCGGTTTCGTCAATGCCACGCATTTCGGACGCGCGTTCCATGCGCGCTTCGGCGTCGCTCCGTCGTCCGTGCGCCGAATGTATGCGTAG
- a CDS encoding GntR family transcriptional regulator, translating into MDTKLSKTASAHRWMRTQIVEGRFVPGYRLVISQLAKELGTSIGPVREAIRLLEAEGLVQYERNVGAQVALPDASEYYDQMQTLAILEAAALRLAVPHLTQEVIDRARASNRDMRTSLERVDPARTTAMNREFHHALFSACPNKVMLAEVRRGWERIDHLRLSSFGFAPERATESVREHEQLLVLIESGADEWDIERYAREHRLGTLAAVRAHQATARR; encoded by the coding sequence GTGGACACCAAGCTGAGCAAGACAGCGTCGGCGCATCGGTGGATGCGGACGCAGATCGTCGAAGGCCGTTTCGTGCCGGGCTATCGCCTCGTCATCTCTCAGCTGGCGAAAGAGCTGGGCACGAGCATCGGGCCCGTTCGCGAGGCGATCAGGTTGCTCGAGGCGGAGGGCCTCGTGCAATACGAGCGCAACGTCGGCGCACAGGTTGCTCTGCCGGATGCGAGCGAGTATTACGACCAGATGCAGACCCTCGCAATCCTCGAAGCTGCGGCACTCCGCCTTGCGGTTCCGCACTTGACGCAAGAGGTCATCGACCGAGCGAGAGCCAGCAATCGGGATATGCGAACCTCGCTCGAGAGGGTGGATCCTGCAAGGACGACGGCGATGAACAGGGAGTTTCACCACGCGCTGTTCTCTGCCTGCCCCAATAAGGTGATGCTCGCCGAGGTTCGACGAGGGTGGGAACGGATCGATCACCTTCGACTGTCATCGTTCGGGTTCGCCCCGGAGCGTGCGACGGAGTCGGTCCGTGAGCACGAGCAGCTGCTCGTGCTCATCGAATCCGGCGCCGATGAGTGGGACATCGAGCGCTACGCCCGGGAACACCGCCTCGGAACGCTCGCCGCGGTCCGCGCGCATCAGGCGACCGCCCGGCGGTGA
- the hpaD gene encoding 3,4-dihydroxyphenylacetate 2,3-dioxygenase: protein MTLTPPNILRSAYAELVCTDLDRSRWFYADVLGLVVTAETDDAIYLKGFDEFLHHSLVLRRGDVPALGKLAFRLSGEDQLQIAADYYRALSCPVRNVEAGTTLGIGAAVQVQDPLGYPIEFFYESEHTDRMHQQYHLQPSNALTRLDHFNVTVPDPKAAQKYYLDLGFRLSESIEDGEHLYAAWLFRKPTTHDLALTSGDGPRLHHIAFSAAERDQILNTCDILGAYEAESLIERGPGRHGVTNAFYLYLRDPDGHRIELYTADYYTGDPDLPPIKWHVTNPRRRSWWGHDVRTSWFDESSTVLDLDGQPVPIRTQVASERAAAVGADGLGGLSGQLERTS, encoded by the coding sequence ATGACCCTCACTCCGCCGAACATCTTGCGGTCCGCTTATGCCGAGCTGGTCTGCACCGACCTCGATCGATCTCGTTGGTTCTACGCCGATGTCCTCGGACTCGTGGTGACGGCCGAAACCGACGATGCCATCTATCTGAAGGGATTCGACGAGTTCCTCCACCACAGCCTGGTGCTGCGCCGCGGCGACGTTCCGGCGCTCGGCAAGCTGGCGTTCCGACTCAGCGGCGAGGACCAGTTGCAGATCGCCGCAGATTACTATCGTGCGCTGAGCTGCCCGGTCCGAAACGTCGAAGCGGGCACGACTTTGGGTATCGGCGCCGCCGTTCAGGTACAGGATCCGCTCGGGTACCCGATCGAGTTCTTCTACGAATCCGAGCACACCGATCGGATGCATCAGCAGTATCATCTCCAGCCGTCGAACGCGCTCACGCGTCTCGACCACTTCAACGTCACCGTGCCCGATCCGAAGGCTGCGCAGAAGTACTACCTCGACCTTGGGTTCCGGCTATCCGAATCGATCGAGGACGGAGAGCATCTGTACGCGGCATGGTTGTTCCGCAAGCCGACGACGCACGATCTGGCGCTGACCAGTGGCGACGGCCCGCGGCTTCACCACATCGCCTTCTCCGCAGCGGAGCGGGATCAGATCTTGAACACCTGCGACATCCTGGGCGCCTATGAAGCGGAGTCCCTGATCGAGCGTGGTCCGGGACGGCATGGCGTCACGAACGCCTTCTACCTGTACCTGCGGGACCCGGATGGGCACCGGATCGAGCTGTACACCGCCGACTACTACACCGGCGACCCCGATCTGCCGCCGATCAAGTGGCACGTCACGAACCCGCGGCGGCGCTCCTGGTGGGGCCACGACGTCCGTACTTCCTGGTTCGACGAGTCATCCACCGTGCTCGATCTCGACGGACAGCCGGTCCCTATCCGCACACAGGTGGCATCGGAGAGGGCTGCGGCGGTCGGCGCCGACGGTCTCGGAGGGCTGAGCGGGCAGCTGGAGCGCACATCGTGA
- a CDS encoding MFS transporter yields the protein MIGTTVEWYDVIIYAQTAGLVLATLFFAPVAGDLGLLLTFGSVGVTFIFRPLGAILSSFFGDRIGRKPVMVATLLLMGIATTLIGLLPTHASIGVLAPIILVLLRILQGIAVGGEWGAAALLAVESAATRTRGRQGSFPQLGVPMGLLLASGVLALVAGVIAPGEAYLEWGWRIPFLFSIVLVAIGFWVRRSVDETPVFLDLAKKRRQTKVPLATLLKRYWLVVVLAGVLFAGNNASGQMLAGGFLASYATDSARAVPLLPAEVSLATLIGSVMWLVSTYVAGGLSDRFGRRPVFVIGYAALALAALPFFWLSELGSFALLTVGCVIFAVGLGISYGAIPAWYAELFPADVRYAGVSLSYTLGNVLGGALSPLIAVALVQSTGSITTVGLYLIVMCALSIVAAFLLRDRTRIDLSIDNAEEQRRGITVFDRNDSPARV from the coding sequence ATGATCGGCACCACAGTGGAGTGGTACGACGTGATCATCTATGCGCAGACGGCGGGACTCGTCCTCGCCACACTTTTTTTCGCTCCCGTCGCAGGGGATCTCGGTCTGCTGTTGACATTCGGGTCGGTGGGCGTCACGTTCATCTTCCGCCCCCTCGGTGCGATCCTGTCGAGCTTCTTCGGGGACCGGATCGGCCGCAAGCCGGTCATGGTCGCAACCCTGCTGCTGATGGGAATCGCCACGACCCTCATCGGTCTTCTACCCACCCACGCGTCCATCGGAGTGCTCGCGCCCATCATCCTCGTCCTGCTGAGGATTCTTCAGGGAATAGCGGTCGGCGGCGAATGGGGAGCTGCGGCGCTGCTCGCGGTCGAATCAGCGGCGACCCGCACGCGCGGCCGCCAAGGCTCGTTCCCGCAGCTCGGAGTGCCGATGGGACTCCTGCTCGCATCGGGCGTCCTGGCACTCGTCGCAGGAGTGATCGCTCCGGGCGAGGCGTACCTCGAGTGGGGCTGGCGCATTCCGTTCCTCTTCAGCATCGTCCTCGTCGCCATCGGCTTCTGGGTCCGCCGCTCCGTCGACGAGACACCGGTGTTCCTCGACCTCGCGAAGAAGCGCCGGCAGACGAAGGTACCGCTGGCGACGCTGCTCAAGCGCTACTGGCTCGTCGTCGTGCTGGCGGGTGTGCTCTTCGCGGGCAACAATGCCTCCGGGCAGATGCTCGCCGGAGGCTTCCTCGCCTCGTACGCCACGGACTCCGCGCGTGCCGTGCCCCTTCTTCCGGCGGAGGTGTCGCTGGCCACACTAATCGGCTCCGTCATGTGGCTCGTGTCCACCTACGTCGCCGGGGGGCTGTCCGACAGGTTCGGCCGACGGCCCGTGTTCGTGATCGGATACGCCGCGCTGGCGCTCGCCGCTCTGCCGTTCTTCTGGTTGAGCGAATTGGGCAGCTTCGCCCTGCTCACGGTCGGCTGTGTGATCTTCGCGGTGGGGCTGGGTATCTCCTACGGTGCGATACCGGCCTGGTACGCCGAGCTCTTCCCCGCAGATGTGCGGTACGCGGGTGTCTCGCTGTCCTACACCCTCGGCAACGTCCTCGGTGGGGCGCTGTCACCGCTCATCGCCGTCGCCCTCGTGCAGTCGACGGGGTCGATCACCACCGTGGGGCTGTACCTCATAGTGATGTGCGCTCTCTCGATCGTCGCGGCCTTTCTCCTGCGCGATCGGACCCGGATCGATCTCAGCATCGACAATGCCGAGGAGCAGCGGCGAGGAATCACCGTCTTCGACCGCAATGATTCGCCTGCACGAGTCTGA